The uncultured Desulfobulbus sp. genome window below encodes:
- the hrpB gene encoding ATP-dependent helicase HrpB, with protein sequence MDLSCPWFVSGSSRKNGLVQLQAAPNEITKQERWNQDLQKSSYLLSTNSGEKYSWIQVFPINSTGFSLSSFTLPKLPIHAVLPQLKAALTKGAAVLAAPPGSGKTTIIPLALFEEPWLAGKKILILEPRRVATRAAAQRMSQLLNQPLGQQVGYQIRFDRCTSARTRIEVVTEGILTRRLQREGDLPDVGLVIFDEFHERSLHADLALALCHDLIQIRDDLRLLVMSATLDTAPIARLLGNVPIITGTGALHPVSINYLDRSPRGRISEVVARGVLQQQTAPGDMLVFLPGRAEIMQTRELLAQEQSLADHLILPLLGELSPQDQDLAIFPDPHGQQRIILATAIAETSLTIEGVNTVIDSGWSRLPRFHPATGLSRLTTTRVSRATADQRAGRAGRLGPGSCLRLWTKEEQHNLPPFHPPEIVHADLAPLALELALWGTPNPGVLRWLDPPREGSYTQACELLYRLQAIDNEGRITAHGRQLAQLPLHPRLAQMLVLARKMGVESLGCDLAALLTERDPLPRADSADIGERLELIELFRGNGHRAVRQRGGDPTVVRRIDQAARMWRQAQAQPLANEETALGSLLLAAFPERLAQKREDARDRYQLASGRGACLLPTDSLCGSPYIIAAQLDSGHKEGRVHLAAALKKTTILNEHAHLVTETEAVRWEPGSNKVVATIRRTIGSLIVEERPLQRVSEEAFIEALLAGIGQRGTDALPWTPRSRQLQARIHCLQLWQPKEQWPNLDDAALLSDLSWLAPYLNGMRQLSQVQSLDLYSLLHARLDWPQQKCLDQLAPETITVPSGSKIRIDYRLDGPPILAVRLQEMFGQKITPAVCNQQVPLLLHLLSPARRPIQVTEDLTSFWQNGYPEVKKELKGRYPKHAWPDDPLTAQALRGVPRKKKRTA encoded by the coding sequence ATGGATTTGTCCTGTCCTTGGTTTGTTTCGGGAAGCTCCCGAAAAAATGGGCTGGTACAGCTACAAGCTGCTCCCAACGAAATAACCAAGCAGGAGCGATGGAACCAGGACCTGCAAAAATCATCATACCTTCTTTCCACGAATTCGGGGGAAAAATATTCCTGGATTCAGGTCTTCCCCATCAACTCTACAGGTTTCAGTTTGTCATCATTCACGCTTCCCAAACTGCCTATACATGCTGTTCTGCCCCAACTCAAGGCAGCTCTCACGAAGGGGGCTGCTGTTCTCGCTGCACCTCCTGGATCTGGAAAAACAACCATTATCCCTTTAGCTCTTTTTGAGGAACCTTGGCTCGCAGGTAAAAAAATTCTTATCCTGGAACCCCGAAGAGTGGCTACCCGTGCAGCTGCTCAGCGAATGAGCCAACTTCTCAACCAACCTCTGGGGCAGCAGGTGGGCTATCAGATTCGTTTTGATCGATGTACCAGCGCCCGAACCCGTATTGAGGTGGTGACCGAAGGAATTCTCACCAGACGATTACAGCGGGAGGGGGATCTCCCGGATGTGGGGTTAGTTATTTTTGATGAATTCCATGAACGCTCCCTCCATGCCGATCTGGCCCTGGCACTCTGTCATGATCTTATTCAGATTCGTGATGATCTGCGACTTCTAGTGATGTCGGCCACCCTGGACACGGCCCCCATAGCCCGCCTTTTAGGCAACGTCCCCATCATTACAGGGACAGGTGCCTTGCATCCAGTGTCGATCAACTACCTCGATCGATCGCCCAGGGGGCGCATCAGTGAGGTGGTTGCCCGAGGTGTCCTCCAACAGCAGACAGCACCGGGCGACATGCTTGTGTTTTTGCCGGGGAGAGCCGAGATTATGCAAACCAGAGAACTGCTTGCACAAGAACAGTCATTGGCAGATCATCTTATCCTGCCGCTGTTAGGTGAACTCTCCCCCCAAGACCAGGATCTGGCGATCTTTCCTGATCCCCATGGACAGCAACGCATCATCTTGGCCACTGCCATTGCCGAGACCAGTCTCACCATTGAAGGCGTGAACACCGTGATTGATTCGGGCTGGTCACGCCTGCCCCGCTTTCATCCTGCCACCGGGCTCAGCCGCCTGACCACCACCCGCGTCTCCAGGGCAACAGCTGATCAACGCGCAGGCCGTGCCGGACGCTTAGGGCCTGGCTCCTGCCTCCGCCTTTGGACCAAAGAAGAGCAGCACAACCTCCCTCCCTTTCATCCTCCTGAAATTGTTCATGCGGATCTGGCACCACTGGCTCTCGAGCTGGCGCTCTGGGGTACACCCAACCCAGGGGTACTCCGCTGGCTTGATCCTCCCCGTGAAGGCAGCTACACCCAAGCCTGCGAACTACTCTACAGGCTTCAGGCCATTGATAACGAAGGCCGCATAACAGCCCATGGACGCCAACTGGCTCAGCTCCCCTTGCACCCACGCCTTGCTCAGATGCTCGTCCTGGCACGGAAGATGGGCGTAGAGAGCTTGGGGTGTGATCTAGCAGCCTTGCTGACCGAACGTGATCCTCTGCCAAGGGCTGACAGTGCTGATATCGGCGAACGTTTAGAACTTATTGAATTATTTCGCGGCAACGGCCATCGTGCAGTGCGCCAAAGAGGTGGTGATCCGACTGTGGTCCGTCGCATCGATCAGGCTGCCAGAATGTGGCGGCAAGCTCAAGCCCAGCCCCTTGCCAATGAGGAGACAGCACTCGGCTCTCTGCTGCTTGCCGCCTTTCCCGAACGTCTTGCCCAAAAAAGAGAAGATGCCCGTGATCGCTACCAGTTGGCTTCTGGTCGTGGAGCATGCCTTTTGCCCACCGATTCTCTTTGTGGTTCTCCCTATATTATCGCAGCTCAGCTCGACAGCGGCCATAAAGAGGGGCGTGTTCACCTGGCTGCAGCTCTTAAAAAAACAACAATCCTCAACGAGCATGCACATCTTGTCACTGAAACTGAAGCTGTCCGCTGGGAGCCAGGAAGCAACAAAGTAGTGGCAACGATTCGGCGTACTATCGGTTCATTGATTGTTGAAGAACGTCCTTTGCAAAGAGTTTCCGAGGAGGCCTTCATCGAAGCTTTGCTTGCGGGCATTGGCCAACGGGGCACAGATGCCCTGCCTTGGACACCTCGATCCAGGCAACTGCAGGCCAGAATCCATTGTCTTCAGCTTTGGCAGCCCAAGGAACAATGGCCCAATCTCGATGATGCAGCGCTTCTTTCAGACCTTTCCTGGCTCGCCCCTTACCTCAATGGCATGCGCCAACTTTCCCAGGTACAAAGCTTGGATCTCTATTCTCTGTTGCACGCAAGGCTGGACTGGCCCCAGCAAAAATGCCTGGACCAGCTAGCCCCCGAAACTATCACCGTCCCCAGCGGTTCCAAGATTCGCATTGATTATCGCCTGGATGGTCCACCGATTCTTGCTGTCCGCCTCCAGGAAATGTTTGGCCAGAAAATCACACCGGCGGTCTGCAATCAACAGGTGCCTCTCTTACTGCACCTCCTCTCCCCTGCCCGCCGCCCCATCCAGGTGACCGAAGACTTGACAAGTTTTTGGCAAAACGGTTACCCGGAGGTCAAAAAGGAACTCAAAGGCCGCTATCCAAAACATGCCTGGCCCGATGATCCTCTCACGGCGCAGGCACTCCGCGGCGTGCCCAGGAAAAAAAAGAGAACAGCTTGA
- a CDS encoding nitrous oxide-stimulated promoter family protein: MTHKFIPARLKREAKTVDAMIRCYCRDHHQPEGPLCNECEALLAYAHTRLRNCPFQEHKTSCGQCSVHCYSPKQRERIREVMRSSGPKMLFSHPVLALLHLLDGLRKPGSR; the protein is encoded by the coding sequence ATGACGCACAAATTTATCCCAGCTCGGCTCAAACGCGAGGCCAAAACCGTTGACGCCATGATCAGATGCTACTGTCGCGACCATCATCAACCCGAGGGGCCACTGTGCAACGAGTGCGAAGCCTTGCTTGCTTATGCCCATACACGACTCCGCAATTGCCCCTTTCAGGAACACAAAACATCCTGTGGTCAATGTTCTGTCCACTGCTACAGCCCCAAACAACGCGAGCGCATCCGTGAAGTGATGCGTTCAAGCGGTCCCAAGATGCTATTCTCCCACCCGGTGCTTGCCCTTCTGCATCTGCTCGACGGTTTGCGGAAACCTGGATCACGATAA
- a CDS encoding twin-arginine translocase TatA/TatE family subunit produces the protein MFGIGLPEMIVIFAVALIVVGPDKLPGLARSLAKGVMEMKKTLNQLKDSINEEEGELNSVQKELRATADELKERMIDADPSNWHPAAGPAKEPTEEEVIEAEIAAEVAEENAIQADKAAVNDSLNPAAPAQTAVEQEETTQADTPRRSLPQSAQKETSPEAKNEETTP, from the coding sequence ATGTTTGGAATAGGTCTTCCGGAAATGATCGTCATCTTTGCCGTGGCTCTGATTGTAGTCGGCCCGGACAAACTCCCTGGCTTAGCACGCTCACTGGCCAAAGGGGTGATGGAGATGAAAAAAACCCTGAATCAGCTTAAAGACAGCATCAACGAAGAAGAGGGGGAACTCAACTCAGTCCAGAAAGAACTACGGGCCACTGCCGATGAGCTCAAAGAACGCATGATCGACGCGGATCCTTCTAACTGGCATCCGGCCGCAGGACCTGCAAAAGAACCAACAGAAGAAGAGGTTATTGAGGCAGAAATTGCCGCCGAGGTAGCGGAAGAAAATGCCATCCAGGCTGATAAAGCCGCTGTAAACGACTCTTTGAATCCTGCTGCCCCCGCACAAACTGCAGTGGAGCAAGAGGAAACAACACAAGCCGATACTCCCCGGCGCAGCCTTCCACAATCAGCTCAAAAAGAGACGTCTCCAGAGGCAAAAAACGAGGAAACCACCCCATGA
- the tatC gene encoding twin-arginine translocase subunit TatC, which yields MMLEALEQFRPHHQELKTRLIRSFAAIGLVTAVAYLFKDTLAGLCMQPLQQAYPALDKLVYTKLTEAFLSYLKLAFLVGLIGALPYILYQIWLFAAPGLLDKEKRLVRAILAWATTLFTSGALFAYFVALPRILHFFMSYAGPSLQPRLKLGLYLTFTARMLLTFGLAFEIPFLMVMATRTGLVKAGHFTAKRMYFYIAILVVSFLLTTGEITATVLLALPLFLLYEAGIIACRVFAARKSESTGNKDD from the coding sequence ATGATGCTTGAAGCGCTGGAGCAATTCCGGCCCCATCATCAGGAACTCAAAACTCGACTCATCCGTAGTTTCGCCGCTATTGGACTGGTCACTGCGGTCGCCTACCTCTTTAAGGATACACTTGCCGGTCTCTGCATGCAGCCACTGCAGCAGGCATACCCCGCATTAGACAAGCTGGTGTATACCAAGCTGACCGAGGCCTTTCTCAGTTATCTCAAGCTCGCTTTTCTGGTCGGGTTGATAGGTGCCCTCCCTTACATTCTCTATCAGATCTGGCTCTTTGCCGCCCCAGGGCTGCTGGACAAAGAAAAAAGGCTGGTCCGCGCCATCCTTGCCTGGGCAACGACCCTGTTTACCAGTGGCGCCCTCTTTGCCTACTTTGTTGCCCTGCCGCGAATCCTTCATTTCTTCATGAGCTATGCTGGCCCCAGCCTGCAGCCCCGCCTGAAACTGGGATTATACCTGACCTTTACTGCCCGAATGCTCCTTACCTTTGGCCTGGCCTTTGAGATCCCTTTTCTCATGGTCATGGCCACCCGGACAGGACTGGTCAAAGCAGGACATTTCACTGCAAAACGTATGTATTTTTACATTGCTATTCTCGTTGTCTCCTTTCTGCTCACCACCGGGGAAATAACGGCCACGGTCCTGCTCGCGCTGCCGCTTTTTCTGCTCTATGAAGCGGGGATTATTGCCTGCCGTGTATTTGCCGCCCGTAAGAGCGAGTCCACAGGCAACAAGGACGATTAA
- a CDS encoding DMT family transporter — translation MSMPENSPHKSSVVTSSTRPRQRLVGGAAVLGSALLFYLATAIIHWSHAFVTIGTSMYTFSRFVLGFIVVSLSMVLGKRSPRCNHLGFILSRMLTNTIAVFCFYKAVEMGSVAEANILNMTYPLFVALFSWFLLKDQRDLFSLAIVVCASIGIWLILAPDISALHLNDFWGLLSGFFAGFAILSLNLSRQHDDAQTILWYMFGLGAILMLPMVSTELRLPSPLEFFFLIACSLAGVGGQYLLTYGFRYVTAVEGAVVSSSRILIAALLGPLLVADPPLGIAGCVGALIIFCADIALALRAPKR, via the coding sequence ATGAGTATGCCCGAGAATAGTCCCCACAAGTCATCTGTTGTCACCTCCTCAACCAGGCCTCGTCAACGCCTTGTGGGGGGCGCGGCGGTTCTTGGTTCTGCGTTGCTCTTTTACCTGGCCACAGCCATCATCCATTGGTCTCACGCCTTTGTTACCATTGGGACCTCCATGTATACCTTTTCCCGCTTTGTATTGGGCTTTATAGTGGTCAGCCTCAGCATGGTACTCGGCAAGCGATCTCCCCGATGCAACCACCTGGGATTTATCCTCAGCCGCATGCTCACCAATACCATCGCGGTCTTTTGTTTCTATAAGGCCGTTGAGATGGGCAGTGTGGCTGAGGCCAATATCCTTAACATGACCTACCCGCTCTTTGTCGCCTTGTTCTCTTGGTTTTTACTCAAAGACCAGCGGGATCTCTTTTCCCTGGCAATCGTCGTCTGTGCCAGCATCGGCATCTGGCTCATCCTGGCTCCCGATATAAGCGCCCTTCATCTCAACGATTTCTGGGGTCTGCTCTCCGGATTCTTTGCAGGCTTTGCCATTCTCTCGCTGAACCTCAGCCGTCAACATGACGACGCCCAGACGATCCTCTGGTATATGTTTGGCCTGGGCGCAATCCTGATGCTGCCCATGGTCTCTACCGAGCTGCGCCTTCCCTCGCCCCTTGAGTTTTTCTTTCTCATCGCCTGTTCCCTGGCCGGTGTGGGAGGGCAGTATCTACTGACCTATGGCTTTCGCTATGTTACCGCGGTGGAAGGAGCGGTTGTCTCCTCCTCACGTATTCTCATTGCCGCACTGCTTGGCCCCCTGCTTGTCGCCGATCCGCCCCTTGGCATTGCCGGCTGTGTTGGAGCCCTTATAATTTTCTGTGCCGACATCGCCCTGGCTCTCAGGGCACCAAAGCGCTAA
- a CDS encoding methyl-accepting chemotaxis protein, which produces MNDFRLGVKLVGGFLITALIIVFVGLFSIRQQILLGDEVGKLGSESIPAVENILVVKSQAASIASHMRSLLTPYANEEERNYSHSHLLESRKIYQEAKERFMALALSKEVKSEWQNFNTNISQWVQVNNEAVELSKELIAMDMLNPPVMKQRMGEFEIAHSQLLANISKLILLGDDFEGGTNDQTCPLGRWMERMDTNNEQMVRLVSQLKPIHAQLHKAVGHAKELVRNEQKFEAREVLRSEIDPASQKVFALVHDMAAIVDEAEEKFIRMNKLLLEDGEQYQLKTFAAVDQIVQRAKQSAQATVQEAYDSAHNGEMITIICVVVGFVFAVALGLILTRLITKPLFMGVDLAKAMANGDLTQTMNVNQKDEIGMLAHSLNDMAQNLRSMFGEIKNGVSSVDDSSSQLAAISNQMSSGAESTSGRASQVAAAAEEMSANQNSIAAAMEEASVNVNMVAAAAEEMNSTITEIAENSSKATDITSKAVQQSKEASNRVDELGRAADEINKVTEAITEISEQTNLLALNATIEAARAGEAGKGFAVVANEIKDLAKQTAMATQDIKNKIQGIQQATGVTVREINEISTVIADVDQIVATIASAVEEQSATTREIAANVGQASQGIGEVNENVAQSSAVSAEIASDIATVNESTNEINAASSQVKVSAEALRGVADRLKEMVGQFKI; this is translated from the coding sequence ATGAATGACTTCAGGCTCGGGGTCAAGTTAGTCGGTGGTTTTTTAATCACTGCGTTGATCATCGTTTTCGTTGGCCTCTTTTCCATCAGACAACAAATTTTGCTCGGTGATGAAGTTGGAAAGCTTGGCTCCGAGAGTATTCCCGCCGTTGAAAATATCCTCGTGGTCAAGAGCCAGGCAGCCTCCATCGCCTCGCATATGCGCTCCCTCTTGACCCCATATGCGAATGAGGAAGAACGCAACTACTCCCACAGCCATCTTCTGGAGTCGCGTAAGATCTACCAGGAAGCCAAAGAACGATTCATGGCCCTGGCTCTTTCCAAAGAGGTCAAGTCAGAATGGCAGAATTTCAACACCAATATCTCGCAATGGGTTCAGGTGAATAATGAAGCCGTGGAACTCTCCAAGGAACTCATCGCCATGGATATGCTCAACCCCCCGGTGATGAAACAGCGCATGGGTGAATTTGAAATCGCCCACTCCCAACTGCTGGCAAACATCAGCAAGCTTATTCTCCTTGGTGATGACTTTGAAGGTGGCACCAACGACCAGACCTGTCCCCTGGGGCGCTGGATGGAACGCATGGACACCAACAACGAACAAATGGTTCGCTTGGTCAGCCAGCTCAAGCCTATTCATGCCCAGCTCCACAAGGCTGTAGGCCACGCCAAAGAACTGGTCCGCAATGAGCAGAAATTTGAAGCGCGAGAAGTCCTTAGGAGTGAAATCGATCCCGCTTCACAAAAGGTTTTTGCTCTGGTCCATGATATGGCCGCAATTGTCGATGAGGCCGAGGAAAAATTCATCCGCATGAACAAACTGCTCCTGGAAGATGGAGAGCAGTATCAGCTCAAGACCTTTGCCGCAGTTGATCAAATTGTTCAGCGGGCTAAACAGTCTGCCCAGGCAACGGTACAGGAAGCCTATGACAGTGCCCATAATGGAGAGATGATCACCATCATCTGTGTGGTTGTTGGCTTTGTCTTTGCGGTGGCCCTGGGACTTATCCTTACCCGCTTGATCACAAAACCGCTGTTCATGGGTGTTGACCTTGCCAAGGCGATGGCCAATGGCGATCTAACCCAAACCATGAATGTGAATCAAAAAGATGAAATCGGAATGTTGGCTCATTCTCTCAACGACATGGCTCAAAACCTGCGCAGCATGTTTGGGGAAATTAAAAACGGTGTCTCCAGTGTGGATGACTCTTCAAGCCAGCTGGCTGCCATCTCCAATCAAATGTCGTCAGGTGCGGAATCCACTTCGGGCCGCGCCTCGCAGGTAGCAGCTGCCGCCGAAGAGATGAGTGCCAACCAAAACTCCATAGCGGCTGCCATGGAAGAGGCCTCGGTTAATGTGAATATGGTTGCGGCAGCAGCCGAAGAGATGAACTCTACCATTACCGAGATTGCCGAAAACTCGAGTAAGGCAACTGACATTACCTCAAAGGCAGTACAACAGTCCAAAGAGGCTTCCAACCGAGTCGATGAACTTGGCCGCGCTGCCGATGAGATCAACAAGGTTACGGAAGCGATCACCGAGATCTCCGAGCAGACTAACCTCTTGGCACTGAATGCTACCATTGAAGCGGCTCGAGCTGGTGAAGCCGGTAAAGGATTTGCCGTTGTTGCCAATGAGATTAAAGATCTGGCCAAACAGACCGCCATGGCGACCCAGGATATTAAAAACAAAATTCAGGGTATTCAGCAGGCGACTGGTGTCACGGTCCGTGAAATCAATGAAATCAGTACCGTTATCGCAGACGTCGATCAGATTGTAGCCACCATCGCCTCTGCTGTGGAAGAACAGTCGGCGACCACCAGGGAAATCGCAGCCAACGTCGGACAGGCCAGTCAGGGGATTGGCGAGGTCAACGAAAATGTGGCCCAGAGCTCAGCGGTTTCCGCCGAAATTGCTTCGGATATTGCGACGGTCAACGAGAGTACCAACGAGATTAACGCAGCCAGTAGCCAGGTCAAAGTGAGTGCCGAAGCCCTGCGCGGAGTGGCCGACCGACTCAAGGAGATGGTTGGTCAGTTCAAGATATAG